Proteins from a genomic interval of Lysobacter stagni:
- a CDS encoding helix-turn-helix transcriptional regulator, whose translation MSLHPRTPPPSGWASSPSLSTDEWHLIEGTASPLNIAPEWPSLWIVAHGTLAMQARDSEWSLGAGEAQLWRGGAVLARPVQDARWFCLTGDLRAWQRELTLARDEEPLPWRADDCHALAQALDAMRGHRTALHEVLFERQQEIAAYLPRCRGRTARHRRQTLLRLLHLHHLMRCHLDTDDEAMVDVAWLAERAHYSSGHLIRLHRDVFGETPGEYVSRLRDQRAWHLVRETDLPVVAITHKLGFESQSAFCRAFKHAFGMTATQARRGEDSVCAA comes from the coding sequence ATGTCCCTGCATCCCCGCACGCCGCCGCCGTCCGGATGGGCATCCAGCCCATCGCTTTCCACGGACGAATGGCACCTGATCGAAGGCACCGCCTCGCCGCTCAACATCGCGCCGGAATGGCCTTCGCTGTGGATCGTCGCGCACGGCACGCTGGCGATGCAGGCGCGCGACAGTGAATGGTCGCTGGGCGCGGGCGAGGCGCAACTGTGGCGCGGTGGCGCGGTGCTGGCGCGTCCGGTGCAGGACGCCCGCTGGTTCTGCCTGACCGGCGACCTCCGCGCATGGCAACGCGAGCTCACCCTGGCGCGCGACGAGGAACCGCTGCCGTGGCGCGCCGACGATTGCCATGCGCTCGCGCAGGCGCTCGATGCGATGCGCGGACACCGCACGGCGCTGCACGAGGTGCTGTTCGAACGCCAGCAGGAAATCGCCGCCTACCTGCCGCGCTGTCGCGGCCGCACGGCGCGGCACCGCAGGCAGACACTGCTTCGGCTGCTTCACCTGCATCACCTGATGCGCTGCCATCTGGATACGGACGACGAGGCGATGGTCGATGTCGCCTGGCTGGCCGAACGCGCGCATTACTCGTCGGGCCACTTGATCCGTTTGCACCGCGACGTATTCGGCGAAACGCCGGGCGAGTACGTCTCGCGCCTTCGCGACCAGCGCGCGTGGCACCTGGTCCGCGAGACCGACCTGCCGGTGGTGGCCATCACCCACAAGCTCGGCTTCGAAAGCCAGAGCGCCTTCTGCCGCGCGTTCAAGCATGCCTTCGGCATGACCGCCACGCAGGCTCGCCGAGGAGAGGATTCCGTATGCGCCGCCTGA